In Bactrocera oleae isolate idBacOlea1 chromosome 5, idBacOlea1, whole genome shotgun sequence, a genomic segment contains:
- the Naa30A gene encoding N-alpha-acetyltransferase 30A: MDNSASAIVEQQKLATTQKSKKRPKSKRANGKVPANGPSNDNLPDVAKDVKKVTNVSGEAEVTANGISKILEQHLHITGDGLQINGTVGKCSSHTAQNGHHTPATNIAKNSTRTANVQTQHQRSALQEISTSGALKKSKSKNNKQKNKETNLETENNKSPQTSHNSNGESSELMYTSPTEATLKPTEAEMVQLKNGFHDFVNEQDETLHSKETQQKCAVSVEITKPTTNNTEPNILNAATARGVAATAAVSMSDTSLQHKQLSTPIVVQQNTIYANPPTAIHNTNNTAKQHTDDAQQTDQSNPKEAPLSVSTMPALAATTELDLSNVHIEYKEYESELQMHDIMRLIQAELSEPYSIYTYRYFIYNWPKLCFLAAHGNEYIGAIVCKLDMHRNVRRGYIAMLAVRKEYRKLKIGTTLVQKAIEAMLADNADEVVLETEMRNVPALRLYENLGFVRDKRLFRYYLNGVDALRLKLWFR; encoded by the exons ATGGATAATTCCGCAAGTGCCATTGTTGAACAGCAGAAGTTAGCAACAACACAGAAATCAAAGAAAAGGCCGAAGAGTAAAAGGGCAAATGGGAAGGTGCCTGCCAACGGTCCCTCAAATGACAACTTGCCGGATGTTGCTAAGGACGTTAAAAAAGTTACGAATGTTAGTGGTGAAGCAGAAGTCACAGCGAATgggatttcaaaaatattagaaCAACATTTACACATAACAGGAGATGGTCTACAAATAAACGGTACTGTTGGGAAGTGCAGCAGTCATACTGCACAGAATGGGCATCATACACCCGCAACTAATATTGCAAAGAACAGCACGAGGACGGCCAATGTACAAACACAACATCAACGGTCAGCCTTGCAAGAAATATCAACGTCTGGTgctttgaaaaaatcaaaaagtaaaaacaacaagCAAAAGAACAAAGAAACTAATTTAGAAACTGAAAATAATAAGTCACCACAGACGAGTCATAATAGCAATGGCGAGTCATCTGAATTAATGTACACAAGTCCGACGGAAGCAACGCTCAAACCAACGGAAGCAGAAATGGTGCAATTGAAAAATGGTTTCCATGATTTCGTTAATGAACAAGACGAAACGTTGCATAGTAAAGAAACGCAACAAAAATGCGCAGTCAGTGTTGAAATAACTAAACCCACAACCAACAATACTGAACCGAATATATTAAATGCAGCAACGGCGAGAGGAGTTGCGGCAACTGCAGCGGTATCAATGTCTGACACCAGCTTACAACACAAACAATTGTCCACACCAATAGTGGTACaacaaaatactatatatgCTAACCCTCCTACTGCAATACACAATACGAACAACACTGCCAAGCAGCACACAGACGATGCGCAGCAAACTGATCAAAGTAACCCTAAGGAAGCGCCGCTAAGCGTATCAACAATGCCCGCACTGGCTGCGACAACCGAATTGGATTTGAGTAATGTGCATATTGAGTATAAGGAATATGAATCTGAGTTGCAAATGCAT GATATAATGCGTCTAATACAAGCCGAATTATCGGAGCCTTACTCTATTTATACGTATCGTTATTTCATATACAATTGGCCGAAATTGTGTTTTCTGGCAGCGCATGGCAATGAATATATTGGTGCCATAGTATGTAAGCTTGATATGCACAGAAACGTGAGGCGTGGCTACATAGCAATGTTGGCAGTGCGTAAGGAATATAGGAAACTTAAGATTGGCACAACATTGGTGCAAAAAGCAATTGAG GCTATGCTTGCCGACAATGCTGATGAAGTTGTGCTCGAAACCGAAATGCGTAACGTGCCCGCTTTGCGCTTGTATGAGAACTTGGGGTTTGTTCGTGATAAACGCTTGTTTCGCTATTACTTAAATGGCGTCGATGCGTTGCGTTTAAAATTATGGTTTAGATGA